The genomic stretch ATAGAAATTGCTAGAGCTACAAGTGTTTCTAAAAGGGAGAGAAGAGCGAACTTATTATTTATATGGCTAAGTTCTTTAAGTTTTCCGGGCGCTATATGACGGGAGGAAGTACTGTTCCCTATGTTGCGTTTATCCTCGGGAAATTGGTTACCAGTTTTCTTAAATGTTTCCATGCATCTTCATCCAAAACGCTATCTCTCCAGCGTTGTAGTATGCGTTTGATCTTCTTGATCAGACTCGGGAAGAGCAGAAAATGGAAACGGAACTGTGTCGACTTCAAAGGAAAGAAACTGCAGAATTTGTCTAAGGTATGCATTTATTCGGGACGCAAAATAGCGGAGGTTGTCATTTTTTTGTCCGTTTATAATTGTTAAAATAAATTGCGCTACGGAGAGAAAGTACACGAATAAAAGGGCTACATAGGATATAAGTCCGAAAAGAACCATATACAGAGCTCTCTGCCACGCTGGAGGGTTAATGACTATCATGGTTGGTGAGTTGGTGCTTTTATTTTCTGGCAATTTGCGTTCTCCGTCCACTCTTTCATCTTCCGACTATCATGGCCCCAGGGGAACAGGTTTGGCAAGACAACCTGTTCGCATCTTGGATGCTATAAGTATTTTTTTTGCTGCAATCCCATTGTTCGACTAAGTCCGGGTGGCTTCTCCAGGTTCTGGTGGCTGTTTTTTAGCCTATTCAGGTACTCTAAGGCGGTGTCCGGTATAGGAGCTGCTCTTCGCTTTGATTGGCTGACGTGGAGTGTTACTAGTTCGTTGGTAGCCGCCATAAAATTTTCAGATTCGTGGTGCATGGTATGGGCGTAGTGTATTCGTTTTTGATCATAGTCAAAGACAAATGTATCAAACCTCAGTTGATCGCCCTCTCTTACTTCTTGTAAGTAGCTAATATGCCCTTCCAAGGTAAACGTAGTCCCATCAGTTTGGTTCGAATAATTTTCTCCTAAACCTATGACATCGAAGAAGGCGTCTGTGGCATGGTCAAACAGTAGTAGGTAATAGGCCATATTGAGGTGCCCATTGTAGTCTATCCATTGTTTCTGGACTTGTTCTCTATGAACTTGAAGAGGTCCATTATCATCTGTTTTTTGAGACATTTTTACCGTTTATTTCAATGATTCTGGGATGTGCTTATAATTTGCACCATTTCTTTTGCAATGGCATGCATATTTAGTCAAACTAAAGTTCTCGAGAGACGAGATTATCGGGTTATTCAGTACAGCAAGGGGCATCATCAGGGTGTCATTTAGCAGGTCAGAGTTATTAATCAAATCATTTTTTGTGTGAAGGAAAATGGGATGTCGCAGTTACAAAAGCTAAGCAAGGTAGATTTTGGCTCGTCAGAAAAAGTTATTGAGATTCTGAAGGAGTATTTTGGTGACCGGTTGACTACTTCCGTTGCTGTCCGAGAGCGCCATGGGACTGACGAGTCGTTCCACGCACCTCGAAGTCCTGACGCCGTGGTATTTGCTTGCAAAACCGAAGATGTACAGTATGCCGTTGAAGTGTGCGCGAAGCATCAAGTTCCCATAATTGCATACGGCACAGGCACCTCCCTAGAGGGGCATGTAGCAGCGTTGTATGGGGGGATATGCATTGATCTGTCTCAGATGAATGAGGTAGTTGCAGTAAATTCCGAAGATCTTGATTGTACGGTGCAGGCTGGTGTTACCCGTAAACAGTTGAACGAGTACTTGAGAGACATGGGGTTATTTTTCCCTGTTGATCCTGGGGCGGATGCTTCAATTGGCGGTATGGCGTCGACCCGTGCAAGTGGAACCAACGCAGTACGGTATGGGACCATGCGGGAGGCTGTGATGTCATTAAAAGTGGTTTTGGCAGATGGCAGGATTATCCACACAGCTACTAGGAGCAGAAAATCTTCAGCTGGGTATGATTTAACCAGGCTATTTGTAGGGTCTGAAGGGACGTTGGGTATAATTACAGAAATCACGCTGCGACTTCACGGTATACCCGAGGCTATTTCTGCGGCAGTCTGCTCCTTCCCCTCAATAGATGATGCGGTAGGTTCGGTAATAGAAACTATTCAGTTGGGAATCCCGGTAGCCCGAATTGAATTGCTAGATGATGTGACCATGAGAGGAGTTAACTCCTTTTCAAAAACTGATTATCCAGTATCTCACACCTTATTTTACGAGTTTCATGGAAGCCAAGCTACCGTTGAAGAGCATTCCAGGCAGGCTCAGGAAATAGCTTCTGGCTTTGGTGGCGGGGATTTTAATTGGGAAACCAAGGCAGAGGATAGAAATCGCTTGTGGCAGGCGCGGCATGACGCACTCTACGCTATGAATGCACTGCGACCTGGTTCAAAACCAATGGTGACCGATGTGTGCGTTCCCATTTCCCAGTTGGCACAATGTATTAGCGAAACTAAGGTTGACATAGAGGGCTCGTCAATAATGGCTCCTATAGCGGGACATGCAGGCGATGGAAATTTCCATGTAGTATATTTGGTTGACACCGATTCGCCCGATGAGTTGAAGGAAGCGGGAGGTATGCACGACAGGCTAGTCGCCAGGGCGCTTGCACTCGGAGGAACTTGTACGGGAGAGCATGGTATAGGATATGGGAAAATTGACTTTCTTAATTCGGAACTTGGTGAGGGGGTAGGTGTGATGCGTTCCATTAAACTCGCGTTAGATCCAAGTAATATTATGAATCCAGGAAAAATCATAAATGTTTAGTTTTTTACATTCTACTAGTTTGGAAGGAAGTTAAGGAAAGCGGGTTTCCAATGCGCAAAAATATTGACGAACTAGATG from Rhodospirillaceae bacterium encodes the following:
- a CDS encoding thioesterase-like protein, which encodes MSQKTDDNGPLQVHREQVQKQWIDYNGHLNMAYYLLLFDHATDAFFDVIGLGENYSNQTDGTTFTLEGHISYLQEVREGDQLRFDTFVFDYDQKRIHYAHTMHHESENFMAATNELVTLHVSQSKRRAAPIPDTALEYLNRLKNSHQNLEKPPGLSRTMGLQQKKYL
- a CDS encoding FAD-binding oxidoreductase, translating into MSQLQKLSKVDFGSSEKVIEILKEYFGDRLTTSVAVRERHGTDESFHAPRSPDAVVFACKTEDVQYAVEVCAKHQVPIIAYGTGTSLEGHVAALYGGICIDLSQMNEVVAVNSEDLDCTVQAGVTRKQLNEYLRDMGLFFPVDPGADASIGGMASTRASGTNAVRYGTMREAVMSLKVVLADGRIIHTATRSRKSSAGYDLTRLFVGSEGTLGIITEITLRLHGIPEAISAAVCSFPSIDDAVGSVIETIQLGIPVARIELLDDVTMRGVNSFSKTDYPVSHTLFYEFHGSQATVEEHSRQAQEIASGFGGGDFNWETKAEDRNRLWQARHDALYAMNALRPGSKPMVTDVCVPISQLAQCISETKVDIEGSSIMAPIAGHAGDGNFHVVYLVDTDSPDELKEAGGMHDRLVARALALGGTCTGEHGIGYGKIDFLNSELGEGVGVMRSIKLALDPSNIMNPGKIINV